The following proteins come from a genomic window of Sebaldella sp. S0638:
- a CDS encoding ABC transporter permease has product MIRNNFLIRLTAMVNKEFRQLIRDNSSILIGIFLPIILIFIIGYGVSLDVKKVPVAVVLEDTSPTVYDVFSFLNGSEYFSPLYVTSMHDAKKLMDKREADAIIRIPPDFSENLYKQETKIQLILYGVDSSTATIVKGYVESAVKQWEALNGYKFTDSPDMSNITVENRIWFNDANSSIWYFIPGLIVLIITIVGVFLTALVMAREWERGTLESLFISPVKPLEILLSKMIPYFCIGIIGLDLCLVAARYLFKVPIHGSLTIIILCSMLYLFTTLGMGLIISSITKNQFLASQIALVVSFLPAMMLTGFLFDLRSVPVFIRSVGQILPATYYLQLLKSLFLAGNNWDLIIKNCLILAAYAVFFVSAALKVTKKTLE; this is encoded by the coding sequence ATGATCAGAAATAATTTTTTAATACGTCTTACTGCAATGGTAAATAAAGAATTTCGTCAGCTGATCCGTGATAACAGCAGTATTCTAATCGGAATATTTTTACCTATTATTCTTATATTTATTATAGGTTACGGTGTTTCTCTGGATGTGAAGAAAGTCCCTGTGGCAGTGGTGCTTGAAGATACCTCTCCCACAGTTTATGACGTTTTCAGCTTTCTTAACGGATCAGAGTATTTTTCACCCCTTTATGTAACATCAATGCATGATGCAAAAAAACTAATGGATAAAAGGGAGGCTGATGCTATTATCAGAATTCCTCCTGATTTTTCAGAAAATTTATATAAACAGGAAACTAAAATACAGCTGATTTTATATGGTGTGGATTCCAGTACAGCTACAATTGTAAAAGGATATGTAGAAAGTGCCGTAAAACAGTGGGAAGCACTAAACGGATATAAATTTACAGACAGTCCGGATATGAGCAATATAACCGTGGAAAACAGAATATGGTTTAATGATGCCAATTCAAGTATCTGGTATTTTATTCCCGGACTAATAGTGCTTATAATAACTATCGTGGGAGTATTTCTTACTGCTCTGGTTATGGCGCGTGAATGGGAACGGGGAACATTGGAGTCACTGTTTATTTCCCCTGTAAAACCTTTGGAAATATTATTATCAAAGATGATTCCGTATTTTTGTATAGGAATAATCGGACTTGACCTTTGTCTTGTTGCAGCCAGATATTTATTCAAAGTGCCTATACACGGTTCTCTGACTATTATCATTCTGTGCTCTATGCTTTATCTGTTTACTACTCTCGGAATGGGACTAATTATATCTTCCATTACCAAAAATCAGTTTTTGGCCAGTCAGATAGCATTAGTCGTAAGTTTTCTGCCGGCAATGATGCTGACAGGGTTTCTCTTTGATCTACGGAGTGTTCCCGTTTTTATTCGAAGTGTGGGGCAGATATTACCGGCAACATATTACTTACAATTACTAAAATCTCTGTTTCTCGCAGGAAACAACTGGGATTTGATTATCAAAAACTGCTTGATACTAGCTGCTTACGCTGTGTTTTTCGTTTCCGCAGCTTTGAAAGTAACTAAAAAAACCTTAGAATAA
- a CDS encoding efflux RND transporter periplasmic adaptor subunit, with the protein MDKQEVFSKIKNKKKIIIPVIIIIIGIVIWSVYSKKKESKDIILYGNVDIRQVSLSFNANDRIDKIFVEEGDEVKEGQLLATLDTESLSLQIEKSKAKIEAQRYVVLRLKNGTRPKEISQKLAQLNAAKAEAENAGILLRRVQNTYSDSEGRSVSKQEIDDARSKVKVTSAQVKEANDAYQLAVTGPRREDIAEAEAELKAATAELALQEYLLSQTQLKSPINAVVRSRLQEPGDMASPQRATFLLAVNEKKWIRAYIQEIQLDTIKPGMEVDVYIDSFPNSPMKGQIGYISSVAEFTPKTVQTEELRTSLLYEIRVYVDDTKDILRMGMPATIKIIKPTDKSANSMKNREQFL; encoded by the coding sequence ATGGATAAACAAGAGGTATTTTCGAAAATAAAAAATAAGAAAAAAATAATTATTCCGGTAATTATTATAATTATTGGTATTGTGATATGGTCTGTATACAGCAAAAAGAAGGAAAGTAAAGACATTATACTATATGGAAACGTAGATATCAGACAGGTATCACTGTCTTTTAACGCTAATGACAGAATAGATAAAATCTTCGTGGAAGAAGGAGATGAAGTAAAAGAAGGACAGCTGCTGGCTACTCTGGATACAGAAAGTCTGTCTCTTCAGATAGAAAAAAGTAAAGCTAAAATAGAAGCACAGAGATATGTAGTTTTACGTCTGAAAAACGGAACAAGACCCAAAGAAATATCTCAAAAGCTGGCACAATTAAATGCTGCCAAAGCAGAAGCCGAAAATGCCGGTATACTGTTACGAAGAGTTCAAAATACTTATTCAGATTCTGAAGGGCGTTCAGTAAGCAAGCAGGAAATAGATGATGCAAGATCAAAGGTCAAAGTGACTTCTGCTCAGGTAAAAGAGGCTAATGATGCTTACCAGCTGGCTGTAACCGGCCCGCGTAGAGAAGATATCGCAGAAGCAGAGGCAGAATTAAAAGCTGCAACAGCTGAATTAGCATTACAGGAGTATTTACTAAGCCAGACCCAGTTAAAATCACCGATTAATGCAGTTGTGCGTTCCCGTCTGCAGGAACCGGGTGATATGGCTTCTCCTCAGCGTGCTACTTTTCTTCTTGCAGTAAACGAGAAAAAATGGATACGCGCTTATATTCAGGAAATACAGCTGGATACTATAAAACCCGGAATGGAAGTCGATGTCTATATTGACAGTTTTCCCAACAGTCCTATGAAAGGGCAGATTGGTTATATATCTTCAGTGGCTGAGTTCACACCGAAAACTGTACAGACAGAGGAACTGAGAACATCTTTGCTGTATGAAATCAGAGTTTATGTCGATGACACCAAAGATATACTGCGTATGGGCATGCCTGCTACAATAAAAATTATCAAACCCACTGACAAATCAGCTAACAGTATGAAAAACAGGGAGCAATTCTTATGA
- a CDS encoding ABC transporter permease, translated as MDTIMTFLSKFRNMCKKELLSTLKDPATRIVLFLPVVLQTILFGYAATYNLDNVPYAIIDNSRSKTSAEFLSKLDGTGVFQRIQTLMNAGEIAKSIDSNKVMMVINIDSDFERNLAEGNPASIQVITDGRNTMTAAVALGYISDIVGEYNAERDGGKQLINIETRAWYNPNLITRWTFLPGMIAVFSLIQILMLAGLSVAREREQGTFDQLLVTPLSSTEILMGKAVPPILIGMLQVTFILLSCIFWFKIPLSGSLITLYLTVFIFMVSCTGIGLSISAISTSMQQVMVYTFVLMMPMVLLSGLATPVRNMPEILQIATYANPLRFGVEAIRRVYLEGSSLAQVAHNFIPMAAVAAVTLPLAVWLFRNKLT; from the coding sequence ATGGATACTATTATGACATTTTTATCAAAATTTAGAAATATGTGTAAAAAAGAACTTTTAAGCACTTTGAAGGATCCCGCCACAAGAATAGTGCTTTTCCTTCCGGTTGTTTTGCAGACTATTTTATTTGGATATGCAGCTACTTATAATCTTGATAATGTACCATATGCCATTATTGATAACAGCAGAAGCAAAACTTCCGCCGAGTTTCTTTCCAAACTTGACGGAACAGGTGTTTTCCAACGTATACAAACTCTGATGAATGCCGGCGAGATCGCTAAAAGTATAGATTCCAACAAAGTAATGATGGTAATAAATATAGATTCAGATTTTGAAAGAAATCTTGCTGAGGGGAATCCCGCTTCGATTCAGGTAATTACAGACGGGCGTAATACTATGACTGCAGCAGTGGCTTTAGGGTATATCAGTGATATTGTCGGGGAATATAATGCCGAAAGAGACGGGGGAAAACAGCTTATAAACATTGAAACACGGGCATGGTATAATCCTAACCTTATTACCAGATGGACTTTTCTTCCGGGAATGATAGCAGTCTTCAGTCTGATACAGATTTTGATGCTTGCAGGATTATCTGTTGCCAGAGAAAGAGAGCAGGGGACTTTTGACCAGCTGCTTGTTACTCCTCTTTCTTCTACTGAAATTTTAATGGGGAAAGCTGTGCCTCCTATACTCATAGGCATGCTGCAGGTAACGTTTATACTGCTTTCATGTATATTTTGGTTTAAAATACCGCTGAGCGGTTCATTAATTACATTATACCTTACTGTTTTTATATTTATGGTCAGCTGTACCGGAATAGGATTGTCCATATCGGCAATTTCCACAAGTATGCAGCAGGTAATGGTGTATACTTTTGTTCTTATGATGCCGATGGTTTTATTATCAGGTCTGGCAACACCTGTGCGTAATATGCCCGAAATTCTTCAGATAGCTACTTACGCTAATCCTCTCCGTTTTGGAGTGGAAGCTATAAGAAGGGTTTATCTCGAAGGCAGCAGTCTGGCTCAGGTTGCCCATAACTTTATCCCTATGGCAGCTGTCGCAGCCGTCACTCTTCCGTTGGCTGTCTGGTTATTTCGGAATAAATTAACTTAA
- a CDS encoding glycoside hydrolase family 2 protein, which produces MYRNEYPRPDFVRKDWTCLNGTWDFEFDDNNIGMASKWYKKDHKLTKKINVPFVFQSKLSDIDTNDFHDFIWYKRNFKIEGSWKNKDILLHFGAVDYRCLVFINGELAGSHEGGHTSFSFNITNYLTWDEEEITVFVEDPSEDETIPRGKQHWIKNPESIWYKRSSGIWQSVWLEPVNKNHITDFKCTPLFDQGSVKFHIKTRLPEENTKIMVKISFKDTLIVQDVINISGTEITRVFDIFQKKIFRGCTHGPGWTWTPENPNLFDVTLTLVNNDEIIDEVDSYFGMRKIHTENGKVYLNNRPYYQRLVLDQGYWPDSLMTAPSDEDFKKDIILAKEMGFNGCRKHQKIEDCRFLYWADKLGYIVWSEMPSTISYDSNSVARTTNELIESVNRDYNHPCIVTWVALNESWGVSEINYDKIQQNHSLSLYHMLHSLDNTRLVITNDGWETTKTDICAVHNYHHGTKDEKEKYETFIKDLSTKEEILESKPAGRNIYADGFEHMGEPVMLTEFGGIGYDKTRPDGWGYTVASNETEFIQDLERVFDAVRKSKVLTGFCYTQFTDVEQEINGLLTYSREPKCDLEIIKNIIEK; this is translated from the coding sequence ATGTATAGAAATGAATATCCAAGACCGGACTTTGTGAGAAAAGACTGGACTTGTCTAAACGGCACATGGGATTTTGAATTTGACGATAATAATATCGGTATGGCATCAAAATGGTATAAAAAAGATCATAAACTTACGAAAAAAATCAATGTTCCTTTTGTTTTTCAATCAAAGCTGAGTGATATTGATACAAATGATTTTCATGATTTTATCTGGTATAAAAGAAATTTCAAAATTGAAGGTTCGTGGAAAAATAAAGATATTTTACTGCATTTCGGAGCTGTGGATTACAGATGTCTTGTTTTTATTAACGGAGAACTGGCTGGAAGCCATGAAGGCGGGCATACTTCCTTTTCTTTCAATATAACAAATTATCTTACATGGGATGAAGAGGAAATTACAGTATTTGTGGAAGATCCTTCAGAAGATGAAACTATACCGAGAGGAAAACAGCACTGGATTAAAAACCCTGAGAGTATCTGGTACAAGCGTTCGAGCGGTATCTGGCAGTCTGTCTGGCTTGAACCTGTTAATAAAAACCACATTACGGATTTTAAGTGTACCCCTTTATTTGATCAGGGTTCTGTAAAATTTCACATAAAAACAAGACTTCCCGAAGAAAATACCAAGATTATGGTAAAAATTTCATTCAAAGATACTTTGATTGTACAGGATGTAATAAATATCAGCGGCACAGAAATCACACGTGTTTTTGATATTTTTCAAAAGAAAATTTTCAGAGGATGCACACATGGTCCGGGCTGGACATGGACTCCTGAAAATCCTAATTTATTTGATGTTACACTTACACTTGTAAATAACGATGAGATTATAGATGAAGTAGACAGTTATTTTGGTATGAGAAAAATACATACTGAAAATGGAAAAGTATATCTGAATAACAGACCTTATTACCAAAGACTGGTTCTGGATCAGGGATACTGGCCTGACAGTCTGATGACAGCTCCTTCTGATGAAGATTTCAAAAAAGACATCATACTGGCAAAAGAAATGGGATTTAACGGATGCAGAAAACACCAGAAGATAGAGGACTGCCGTTTTCTTTACTGGGCTGACAAACTCGGCTATATTGTGTGGAGCGAAATGCCAAGTACCATTTCCTATGATTCAAACTCTGTTGCCAGAACTACAAATGAATTAATAGAGTCTGTAAACAGAGATTATAATCATCCCTGTATTGTCACATGGGTCGCATTAAATGAAAGCTGGGGTGTCTCAGAAATTAATTATGATAAAATACAGCAGAATCATTCGCTTTCTTTATATCATATGCTTCATTCACTTGATAATACCAGACTGGTTATTACAAATGACGGATGGGAAACTACAAAAACCGATATCTGTGCTGTACATAATTATCACCACGGCACAAAAGACGAAAAAGAAAAATATGAGACTTTTATCAAAGATTTAAGTACAAAAGAAGAAATTCTGGAATCAAAACCGGCTGGCCGTAATATTTATGCAGATGGCTTTGAGCATATGGGCGAACCTGTTATGCTTACTGAATTCGGAGGGATAGGATATGATAAGACACGTCCGGACGGATGGGGCTATACTGTTGCTTCCAATGAAACCGAATTCATTCAGGATCTGGAACGTGTTTTTGATGCAGTCAGAAAATCAAAAGTTCTTACAGGATTCTGCTATACGCAGTTTACAGATGTAGAACAGGAAATAAACGGACTTCTTACTTATTCCCGTGAACCAAAATGTGATCTGGAAATTATAAAAAATATTATAGAAAAATAA
- a CDS encoding ATP-binding cassette domain-containing protein — protein sequence MNEENVIIAENLYKQFISKSSKKEVTEALNNINIKVPAGKLTALIGPDGAGKTTFMRLVCGLMLPSEGNLTVLGINTKDNPQEIQNKISYMPQRFGLYEDLSVQENLNLYADLHGISQEKRIERFSELLKMTGLEPFTKRLAGKLSGGMKQKLGLACTLIRTPELLLLDEPTVGVDPLSRRELWEILQKLVGDEKITILVSTAYMDEAELCQKIIVMHKSKVLAEGTSKDLALKAEDRCFKIMPPAGMPSRILQSKLLDQKENIVDAVPEGGEVRFISRTKEVSNSVKQIKDNLQIEKVDSRLEDGFMVLLHDYESSHKEKTEEMIPLEFPENFKISDQIDIEVKNLVRKFGDFTAVGNTSFQVHRGEIFGLLGPNGAGKTTTFRMLCGLLPATSGFLSVAGVNLRKARTQARANVGYVAQKFSLYSTLTVDENLKFFGGVYGLKREKLRKRMDDVKEQFDLTGLDTKPSGELPGGFKQRLSMAVALLHEPKILFLDEPTSGIDPLARRTFWRQITALAAEGTTIIITTHFMEEAEYCDRIMIQDQGKMLVLGTPQEVREKAGKNVITMNQAFIEIIGQSRSQKQVV from the coding sequence ATGAACGAAGAAAATGTAATTATTGCGGAAAATTTATATAAACAATTTATTTCTAAATCATCAAAAAAAGAAGTAACAGAAGCTCTTAATAATATTAATATAAAAGTTCCCGCTGGAAAACTTACTGCATTAATCGGCCCTGACGGTGCAGGAAAAACTACTTTTATGCGTCTGGTATGCGGTCTTATGCTTCCAAGTGAAGGAAATCTCACTGTACTTGGAATAAACACAAAGGATAATCCTCAGGAAATCCAGAATAAAATAAGTTATATGCCGCAGCGTTTCGGCCTTTATGAAGATTTGAGCGTTCAGGAAAATCTTAATCTTTATGCTGATCTGCATGGGATTTCTCAGGAGAAACGTATAGAACGTTTTAGCGAGCTTTTGAAAATGACAGGGTTAGAACCCTTTACCAAAAGGCTTGCCGGAAAATTATCAGGAGGTATGAAGCAGAAACTGGGTTTAGCCTGTACACTTATCCGGACACCCGAACTTCTGTTATTAGATGAGCCGACAGTCGGGGTAGACCCTCTTTCAAGAAGAGAGTTATGGGAAATTCTGCAAAAACTTGTTGGAGATGAAAAAATAACAATTCTCGTAAGTACAGCTTATATGGATGAAGCAGAACTCTGCCAGAAAATAATAGTAATGCATAAAAGTAAAGTTCTCGCTGAGGGGACTTCGAAAGATTTAGCCTTAAAAGCCGAGGACAGATGTTTCAAAATTATGCCTCCCGCGGGAATGCCCTCGCGAATTTTGCAGTCAAAACTGCTTGACCAAAAAGAAAATATTGTTGATGCTGTTCCTGAAGGAGGAGAAGTACGGTTTATAAGCCGTACAAAGGAGGTTTCTAACAGCGTTAAACAGATAAAAGATAATTTACAAATTGAAAAGGTTGATTCACGGCTTGAAGACGGATTTATGGTTTTGCTTCATGACTATGAAAGCAGTCATAAAGAAAAAACAGAAGAAATGATTCCTCTGGAATTTCCTGAAAACTTCAAAATATCAGATCAGATTGATATAGAAGTCAAAAATCTTGTACGAAAATTCGGTGATTTTACAGCTGTGGGCAATACTTCCTTTCAGGTACACAGAGGAGAAATATTCGGGCTGCTGGGTCCAAACGGAGCAGGAAAAACTACTACTTTCAGAATGCTATGCGGACTGCTTCCTGCAACAAGCGGCTTTCTCTCTGTGGCAGGCGTTAATCTCAGAAAAGCAAGAACACAGGCGAGAGCTAATGTCGGATATGTTGCACAGAAATTCTCTTTGTATTCGACTTTAACTGTAGATGAAAATCTGAAATTCTTCGGCGGAGTCTATGGTTTGAAAAGAGAAAAATTAAGAAAGAGAATGGATGATGTAAAAGAACAGTTTGATCTTACAGGACTGGATACAAAGCCGAGCGGCGAACTGCCCGGAGGATTTAAACAGCGTTTATCAATGGCTGTAGCTCTTCTGCATGAACCCAAGATACTTTTCCTTGATGAGCCTACAAGCGGTATTGATCCTCTTGCAAGACGTACTTTCTGGCGTCAGATAACAGCCCTTGCTGCTGAAGGAACTACAATAATAATTACTACACACTTTATGGAGGAAGCAGAATACTGCGACCGTATTATGATACAGGATCAGGGAAAAATGCTGGTTCTGGGTACTCCTCAGGAGGTAAGGGAAAAGGCTGGAAAAAATGTAATAACAATGAATCAGGCATTTATTGAAATAATAGGACAGAGCCGTTCGCAAAAGCAGGTAGTCTAA
- a CDS encoding efflux transporter outer membrane subunit: MKKLCKQILCSTFMVLIIISCSSTQGPTEKQFMESKQQKWTELSTKYDSPYFDGKEQENLSPEVLADWWTVLEDDTLTELITLSLKNNRNLQEARAKVNEARAALGISQAELLPWLDSNNAWGRAKIPESFPGQSGIYEVYRLGIDASWEIDIFGGNRYKTDAAKSDLLAQNAQLHSTWVSLTSEIAVNYVSLRTLQERLTIAENNLALQESTVKLLQSKYKNGLIDEMNLNQAKYTASQTKAIIPSIKINIEEIMNNLSLLTGQIPGSLEKKLLEKKELPDINEMIYVGIPAEALRQRPDIQAAEHQLESQIARTKSARTDLLPKLKLFGSIGLESISSGSLLSGASQGFSLLPQITFPIFHAGAIRKNINVQSAREEQYLAVYENTVLNAAAEVRNSLVAISQETEKNTALKEGVDSAAAALKIAQKKYNNGLQDYQGVLDAQRSLLSMQDQYAISNGQKITNLVGLFKALGGGWKPLTQDDITTTGEK; encoded by the coding sequence ATGAAAAAATTATGTAAACAGATTCTGTGTTCTACGTTTATGGTTTTAATTATTATTTCCTGCAGCAGCACTCAGGGACCTACAGAGAAACAATTTATGGAATCAAAACAACAGAAGTGGACAGAATTATCTACAAAATACGACAGTCCTTATTTTGACGGAAAAGAACAGGAAAATCTTTCCCCTGAAGTATTAGCTGACTGGTGGACAGTATTAGAGGATGACACTCTTACAGAGCTTATAACATTATCCCTGAAAAACAACAGAAACTTACAGGAAGCAAGGGCAAAAGTCAATGAAGCAAGAGCAGCACTGGGAATAAGTCAGGCAGAGCTTCTTCCGTGGCTTGACAGCAACAATGCCTGGGGAAGAGCAAAAATACCCGAAAGTTTTCCCGGACAAAGCGGAATATATGAAGTTTACAGGCTGGGAATAGATGCATCATGGGAGATTGATATTTTTGGCGGAAACCGTTATAAAACAGATGCGGCAAAATCAGATTTACTTGCACAGAATGCACAGCTTCACTCTACGTGGGTTTCCCTTACTTCAGAAATAGCTGTTAATTATGTCTCTCTGAGAACATTACAGGAACGCCTGACAATAGCTGAAAACAATCTGGCTTTACAGGAGAGTACAGTTAAGTTATTACAGTCAAAATATAAGAACGGACTGATTGATGAAATGAATCTGAATCAGGCAAAATATACAGCTAGTCAGACTAAAGCGATTATTCCCTCTATTAAAATAAATATTGAAGAAATAATGAATAATTTGTCCCTGCTAACAGGACAAATACCCGGAAGTCTTGAAAAAAAGCTGTTAGAGAAAAAAGAACTTCCTGATATAAATGAAATGATATATGTGGGAATTCCCGCAGAAGCTTTAAGGCAAAGACCTGATATACAGGCGGCTGAACACCAGCTGGAATCACAGATTGCCCGTACTAAATCTGCACGTACCGACCTGCTGCCTAAGTTAAAATTATTCGGCTCAATAGGGCTGGAAAGTATTAGCAGCGGATCATTATTATCAGGAGCAAGTCAGGGATTTTCGCTTCTTCCCCAGATTACTTTTCCTATTTTTCACGCGGGAGCCATAAGAAAAAATATAAATGTACAGTCTGCCAGAGAAGAACAGTATCTTGCTGTTTATGAAAATACTGTCCTGAATGCTGCTGCCGAAGTAAGAAATTCACTGGTAGCTATAAGTCAGGAAACAGAAAAAAATACTGCTTTAAAAGAGGGGGTAGACAGTGCTGCTGCTGCTTTAAAAATAGCACAGAAGAAATACAATAACGGTTTACAGGATTACCAGGGTGTTCTTGATGCACAGCGTTCGCTGTTATCCATGCAGGATCAGTATGCAATAAGCAACGGTCAGAAAATCACAAATTTAGTAGGTTTATTTAAAGCGTTAGGGGGCGGCTGGAAACCTCTGACTCAGGATGATATAACAACAACAGGTGAAAAATAA
- a CDS encoding TetR/AcrR family transcriptional regulator — translation MKKEKIIPDHENIKETKALIIDCAGSLIAKYGYAKVTSKSICEKAKVNMAAINYHFGSRAGLYVAVLKEIHDFLINVDELNKLYLSDLSPKEKVEIFIDLFVKSLSNDKNWYIKILAREIVDPSPFINQILSQETLLKLDIISKIFSEYTKLPVTDLKLYSCILNATSSFIVIFLAHNTFELLPVTYSDKDLITHLKRSIFAGLDEFKNEHS, via the coding sequence ATGAAAAAAGAAAAAATTATTCCTGATCATGAAAATATAAAGGAAACAAAGGCTTTGATCATTGATTGTGCAGGCAGCTTAATAGCAAAATACGGTTATGCAAAAGTAACGAGCAAAAGTATCTGCGAAAAAGCAAAAGTAAATATGGCAGCTATAAATTACCATTTTGGCAGCCGTGCAGGATTATATGTAGCTGTCCTGAAAGAGATCCACGACTTTTTAATCAATGTCGACGAACTGAATAAACTGTATTTAAGTGATTTATCCCCAAAAGAAAAGGTGGAAATATTTATTGATCTTTTTGTAAAAAGTCTGTCTAATGATAAAAACTGGTATATAAAAATACTGGCAAGAGAAATCGTTGATCCTTCACCGTTTATAAATCAGATATTATCACAAGAAACTCTTTTAAAATTAGATATTATCTCAAAAATATTCAGTGAATACACAAAACTGCCTGTTACAGACCTCAAATTATACAGCTGTATCCTTAATGCTACATCATCATTTATTGTTATATTTTTAGCACATAATACATTTGAACTTTTACCAGTGACATATTCCGATAAAGATTTAATAACTCATTTGAAAAGATCAATATTTGCCGGGTTAGACGAATTTAAAAATGAACACAGTTAA
- the eno gene encoding phosphopyruvate hydratase: MTIIEDIHAREILDSRGNPTVEVEVYLSGGAMGRASVPSGASTGEHEAVELRDKDTSRYLGQGVLKAVENVNTVIADHLMGMDALDQVAVDKAMIELDGTPNKGKLGANAILGVSLAVAKAAANQLGLPLYRYLGGVNSKELPVPMMNILNGGSHADSAVDVQEFMVQPVGAKTYKEGLRMGAEIFHHLGKILKENGDSTNVGNEGGYAPAKINGTEGALDIISQAVERAGYKLGEEITFALDAASSEFAKKDGDTYTYHFKREGGVVRTSEEMVDWYAGLVAKYPIISIEDGLAEDDWAGFKKLTEKLGKTVQLVGDDLFVTNTERLSRGIREGIANSILIKVNQIGTLTETLDAIEMAKKAGYTAVISHRSGETEDDTIADIAVATNAGQIKTGSASRTDRMAKYNQLLRIEDDLAEEAIYEGINTFYNIRKK; the protein is encoded by the coding sequence ATGACTATTATTGAAGATATCCACGCTAGGGAGATATTGGATTCAAGAGGGAACCCTACTGTAGAAGTGGAAGTTTACCTATCAGGAGGTGCGATGGGAAGAGCTTCTGTACCATCTGGAGCATCTACAGGTGAGCATGAGGCTGTGGAATTAAGAGATAAGGATACAAGCAGATACCTTGGACAAGGAGTTCTAAAAGCTGTAGAAAATGTTAATACAGTAATAGCTGACCATTTAATGGGAATGGACGCTTTAGATCAGGTAGCTGTGGATAAAGCTATGATAGAATTAGACGGAACACCAAATAAAGGGAAATTAGGGGCAAATGCTATTCTGGGTGTGTCGCTTGCAGTAGCAAAAGCAGCTGCTAACCAGCTTGGTTTACCTTTATACAGATATTTAGGAGGAGTTAATTCTAAAGAATTACCAGTTCCTATGATGAATATCCTTAATGGAGGATCGCATGCTGATTCGGCTGTAGACGTACAAGAATTTATGGTTCAGCCGGTAGGAGCAAAAACATATAAAGAAGGATTAAGAATGGGTGCTGAAATATTCCATCACTTAGGAAAAATCCTTAAAGAAAACGGAGATTCTACAAATGTTGGTAACGAAGGTGGATATGCACCGGCTAAGATCAACGGAACAGAAGGAGCTCTTGATATAATTTCTCAGGCAGTAGAAAGAGCAGGATATAAATTAGGTGAAGAAATTACATTTGCATTAGATGCAGCTTCAAGTGAATTCGCTAAAAAAGACGGAGATACATATACTTACCACTTCAAAAGAGAAGGCGGAGTAGTAAGAACATCTGAAGAAATGGTAGACTGGTATGCAGGTCTTGTTGCTAAATACCCTATTATTTCAATAGAAGACGGTTTAGCAGAAGATGACTGGGCAGGTTTCAAGAAACTTACTGAGAAATTAGGAAAAACTGTACAATTAGTAGGAGACGATTTATTCGTAACTAATACTGAAAGATTATCAAGAGGAATCAGAGAAGGAATAGCTAACTCTATCCTAATCAAAGTTAACCAAATCGGTACATTAACAGAAACTCTTGATGCTATAGAAATGGCTAAAAAAGCAGGATACACAGCAGTTATATCTCACAGATCAGGAGAAACTGAAGATGATACTATAGCTGATATAGCAGTAGCTACAAATGCAGGTCAGATCAAAACTGGTTCTGCTTCAAGAACAGACAGAATGGCTAAATACAACCAGTTATTAAGAATCGAAGATGACTTGGCTGAAGAAGCAATTTACGAAGGAATTAACACTTTCTATAACATAAGAAAAAAATAG